A genomic window from Vanessa cardui chromosome Z, ilVanCard2.1, whole genome shotgun sequence includes:
- the LOC124543129 gene encoding putative peptidyl-prolyl cis-trans isomerase dodo yields the protein MASTSEETLPEGWEARKSRSTGMIYFLNTHTKKSQWDKPDGPAPLVDEDDDEVCPVQIQCSHLLVKHAGSRRPSSWREENITRTKEEALEMLKEFRKRIVNKELSFEELAKTYSDCSSAKRNGDLGRFKKGQMQKAFEDVAFSLKIGQLSQVVDTDSGLHIIVRTA from the exons ATGGCTTCAACCTCAGAAGAAACACTTCCAGAGGGGTGGGAAGCACGTAAAAGTAGGAGTACTG gTATGATATACTTCTTGAACACTCATACCAAAAAGTCGCAGTGGGACAAGCCAGATGGCCCTGCTCCTTTGGTagatgaggatgatgatgagGTCTGTCCTGTTCAAATACAATGCAGCCATTTGCTTGTGAAGCACGCTGGGAGCCGGCGCCCGTCGTCTTGGCGCGAAGAGAACATCACTAGGACAAAGGAGGAAGCTCTGGAGATGTTAAAag AATTTCGCAAGAGGATTGTGAACAAGGAGTTGTCTTTTGAGGAACTGGCCAAGACTTATTCTGATTGCTCATCAGCCAAGCGCAATGGAGATTTGGGCCGTTTTAAGAAGGGACAGATGCAGAAAGCATTTGAGGATGTGGCTTTTTCTCTCAAGATTGGTCAACTGAGTCAAGTGGTTGATACTGATTCTGGCCTCCATATTATCGTGAGGACGGCTTAA
- the LOC124543090 gene encoding roquin-1 isoform X2 — protein MPIQAPQWTDYLNCPVCCREFGPPPRSPISLGCGHTLCGHCLKHLHRKQCPFDQTVIHAEPEELVVNTALLQLAGYTPPAQPYHPPCIQALPEHDRHAYDVIVRCLEHLAIYLKLCANNSTAGNRLSRPMQRKLVTLLQCAITDEEGRGRAARAARSLGERTVTELILQHQNPQQLSANLWAAVRARGCQFLGPAMQEEVLKLVLLALEDGSALSRKVLVMFVVQRLEPHFPQASKTSIGHVVQLLYRASCFKVSKRECDSSLMQLKEEFRTYELLRREHDAQIVQIATEAGLRIAPDQWSALLYGDTAHKSHMQSIIDKLQTPQSFAQSVQELFIALQRTGDPAQLVVISMHLDRLANIDASPDAKSPTWQQLAEMIKAIKEVVSGLIHYLQQQASGRDSNHNQKHILQERCIEPSTSQPSPQTATTPTHKYKTAMCRDAVTRSYCPRGNSCTFAHYEEELERYRALPNTNQAITNGNYTYMPPLQPALPLQQLPQPLALPQMYQRFPMPPPQPLAQHPHIENYNVQSITTLPTQPMPQELLTNQEYGADNQRADCIQQPQNYASALMHNQAQLGINQNSMIVPIPDRPYYGRFGVVTMHDEPSNNIQFPRQEFVNPVFQGATNTGPIAGYPNQEQSMPPPMPNMFVPVQHEAPRNISPYTFDDPIPSELLPDYRVEASAFAAVPRERRIEPSWPTNSVFNFDSMRNTLPHGPSTPEDIFAVPSDRRAVGADRLGAVAERMAAVTSELAIRADDEELEEELQALERRIDTEFKSTD, from the exons aTGCCAATCCAGGCGCCGCAATGGACGGACTACCTCAATTGTCCGGTGTGCTGTCGCGAGTTTGGCCCCCCTCCGCGGAGTCCTATCAGCCTTGGATGCGGTCACACCCTCTGTGGTCATTGTCTTAAGCATTTGCATAGAAAGCAATGCCCTTTTGACCAG ACAGTAATCCACGCAGAGCCCGAAGAATTAGTTGTGAACACGGCGCTGCTACAGTTAGCCGGGTATACCCCGCCCGCGCAACCCTACCACCCACCCTGCATACAGGCGTTGCCCGAGCACGACCGTCATGCCTATGACGTCATCGTGCGATGCCTCGAACACCTTGCCATCTACCTTAAACTCTGTG CGAATAATAGCACGGCGGGTAACCGTTTGTCGAGGCCCATGCAACGCAAGTTGGTTACGTTGCTGCAATGTGCCATCACTGATGAGGAGGGCAGGGGGAGGGCGGCACGAGCGGCGCGATCCCTCGGCGAGAGGACTGTCACCGAACTGATTCTTCAACACCAG aaccCTCAACAACTCAGTGCGAATCTGTGGGCGGCTGTGAGAGCTCGCGGCTGTCAGTTCTTAGGTCCGGCGATGCAGGAAGAAGTCTTGAAACTTGTGCTTTTGGCGCTAGAAGATGGTTCCGCCCTTTCCAGAAag GTGTTAGTGATGTTTGTTGTCCAAAGATTAGAGCCTCATTTTCCGCAGGCTTCCAAAACTAGTATAGGCCACGTCGTCCAGCTCCTGTACAGAGCATCTTGTTTTAAG GTATCGAAACGCGAGTGTGATTCATCACTGATGCAACTGAAGGAGGAATTCAGGACGTACGAATTGTTGCGTCGGGAACATGACGCTCAGATAGTCCAAATAGCGACCGAGGCTGGGCTGAGGATAGCCCCGGACCAGTGGAGCGCCCTCCTCTACGGGGACACCGCGCACAAGAGCCACATGCAGAGTATAATCGACAAACTCCAAACGCCCCAATCCTTCGCGCAGTCGGTCCAAGAGTTGTTCATAGCTCTGCAAAGGACCGGCGACCCGGCACAGTTGGTCGTCATTAGCATGCATCTCGATCGACTCGCAAATATCGATGCTAGTCCTG ATGCGAAGAGTCCGACATGGCAACAGCTGGCCGAGATGATCAAGGCGATAAAGGAGGTCGTCTCCGGTCTCATCCATTACCTGCAGCAGCAAGCCTCGGGCCGGGACTCGAACCACAACCAGAAACACATCCTGCAGGAGAGATGCATCGAGCCATCGACTA GCCAGCCTTCGCCGCAGACTGCGACTACGCCCACTCACAAGTACAAGACAGCGATGTGCAGGGATGCAGTGACCAGGTCCTACTGCCCAAGGGGAAATTCCTGCACCTTCGCACATTATGAAGAGGAATTAGAGag GTATAGAGCGTTGCCGAATACGAACCAGGCTATAACGAATGGTAACTACACGTACATGCCGCCGCTGCAACCCGCCTTGCCGCTGCAACAACTGCCTCAGCCGCTCGCCCTCCCGCAGATGTACCAGAGGTTCCCCATGCCCCCGCCACAGCCCCTCGCTCAACATCCCCATATTGAGAACTACAATGTCCAGT CAATAACCACACTACCGACACAGCCGATGCCACAGGAACTGCTCACGAATCAGGAATATGGCGCTGATAATCAACGTGCAGATTGTATCCAACAACCTCA GAACTACGCATCTGCCCTCATGCACAACCAAGCACAATTGGGTATAAATCAAAACTCCATGATAGTCCCGATACCGGACCGGCCATACTACGGCCGTTTCGGCGTGGTCACCATGCACGATGAACCCTCAAACAACATCCAGTTCCCACGGCAAGAGTTCGTGAATCCCGTGTTCCAAGGCGCAACTAATACTGGACCGATAGCCGGCTACCCGAACCAAGAGCAGAGTATGCCGCCGCCAATGCCAAACATGTTCGTGCCAGTGCAACACGAAGCCCCGCGAAATATCAGCCCCTACACTTTCGATGACC ccatACCATCAGAGCTCTTGCCGGACTATCGAGTAGAGGCGTCGGCCTTCGCTGCCGTACCTCGTGAGCGCCGCATTGAACCATCCTGGCCTACCAACAGC GTTTTTAATTTCGACTCGATGAGAAATACTCTACCACACGGCCCCTCTACTCCAGAAGat ATATTCGCAGTGCCGAGCGACAGGCGGGCAGTCGGGGCCGACAGACTCGGGGCAGTAGCGGAACGTATGGCCGCCGTAACATCCGAACTGGCGATCAGAGCTGATGAC GAAGAATTAGAGGAGGAACTGCAAGCACTGGAGCGCCGTATCGACACAGAATTCAAAAGCACTGATTAA
- the LOC124543090 gene encoding roquin-1 isoform X1, protein MPIQAPQWTDYLNCPVCCREFGPPPRSPISLGCGHTLCGHCLKHLHRKQCPFDQTVIHAEPEELVVNTALLQLAGYTPPAQPYHPPCIQALPEHDRHAYDVIVRCLEHLAIYLKLCGNANNSTAGNRLSRPMQRKLVTLLQCAITDEEGRGRAARAARSLGERTVTELILQHQNPQQLSANLWAAVRARGCQFLGPAMQEEVLKLVLLALEDGSALSRKVLVMFVVQRLEPHFPQASKTSIGHVVQLLYRASCFKVSKRECDSSLMQLKEEFRTYELLRREHDAQIVQIATEAGLRIAPDQWSALLYGDTAHKSHMQSIIDKLQTPQSFAQSVQELFIALQRTGDPAQLVVISMHLDRLANIDASPDAKSPTWQQLAEMIKAIKEVVSGLIHYLQQQASGRDSNHNQKHILQERCIEPSTSQPSPQTATTPTHKYKTAMCRDAVTRSYCPRGNSCTFAHYEEELERYRALPNTNQAITNGNYTYMPPLQPALPLQQLPQPLALPQMYQRFPMPPPQPLAQHPHIENYNVQSITTLPTQPMPQELLTNQEYGADNQRADCIQQPQNYASALMHNQAQLGINQNSMIVPIPDRPYYGRFGVVTMHDEPSNNIQFPRQEFVNPVFQGATNTGPIAGYPNQEQSMPPPMPNMFVPVQHEAPRNISPYTFDDPIPSELLPDYRVEASAFAAVPRERRIEPSWPTNSVFNFDSMRNTLPHGPSTPEDIFAVPSDRRAVGADRLGAVAERMAAVTSELAIRADDEELEEELQALERRIDTEFKSTD, encoded by the exons aTGCCAATCCAGGCGCCGCAATGGACGGACTACCTCAATTGTCCGGTGTGCTGTCGCGAGTTTGGCCCCCCTCCGCGGAGTCCTATCAGCCTTGGATGCGGTCACACCCTCTGTGGTCATTGTCTTAAGCATTTGCATAGAAAGCAATGCCCTTTTGACCAG ACAGTAATCCACGCAGAGCCCGAAGAATTAGTTGTGAACACGGCGCTGCTACAGTTAGCCGGGTATACCCCGCCCGCGCAACCCTACCACCCACCCTGCATACAGGCGTTGCCCGAGCACGACCGTCATGCCTATGACGTCATCGTGCGATGCCTCGAACACCTTGCCATCTACCTTAAACTCTGTGGTAATG CGAATAATAGCACGGCGGGTAACCGTTTGTCGAGGCCCATGCAACGCAAGTTGGTTACGTTGCTGCAATGTGCCATCACTGATGAGGAGGGCAGGGGGAGGGCGGCACGAGCGGCGCGATCCCTCGGCGAGAGGACTGTCACCGAACTGATTCTTCAACACCAG aaccCTCAACAACTCAGTGCGAATCTGTGGGCGGCTGTGAGAGCTCGCGGCTGTCAGTTCTTAGGTCCGGCGATGCAGGAAGAAGTCTTGAAACTTGTGCTTTTGGCGCTAGAAGATGGTTCCGCCCTTTCCAGAAag GTGTTAGTGATGTTTGTTGTCCAAAGATTAGAGCCTCATTTTCCGCAGGCTTCCAAAACTAGTATAGGCCACGTCGTCCAGCTCCTGTACAGAGCATCTTGTTTTAAG GTATCGAAACGCGAGTGTGATTCATCACTGATGCAACTGAAGGAGGAATTCAGGACGTACGAATTGTTGCGTCGGGAACATGACGCTCAGATAGTCCAAATAGCGACCGAGGCTGGGCTGAGGATAGCCCCGGACCAGTGGAGCGCCCTCCTCTACGGGGACACCGCGCACAAGAGCCACATGCAGAGTATAATCGACAAACTCCAAACGCCCCAATCCTTCGCGCAGTCGGTCCAAGAGTTGTTCATAGCTCTGCAAAGGACCGGCGACCCGGCACAGTTGGTCGTCATTAGCATGCATCTCGATCGACTCGCAAATATCGATGCTAGTCCTG ATGCGAAGAGTCCGACATGGCAACAGCTGGCCGAGATGATCAAGGCGATAAAGGAGGTCGTCTCCGGTCTCATCCATTACCTGCAGCAGCAAGCCTCGGGCCGGGACTCGAACCACAACCAGAAACACATCCTGCAGGAGAGATGCATCGAGCCATCGACTA GCCAGCCTTCGCCGCAGACTGCGACTACGCCCACTCACAAGTACAAGACAGCGATGTGCAGGGATGCAGTGACCAGGTCCTACTGCCCAAGGGGAAATTCCTGCACCTTCGCACATTATGAAGAGGAATTAGAGag GTATAGAGCGTTGCCGAATACGAACCAGGCTATAACGAATGGTAACTACACGTACATGCCGCCGCTGCAACCCGCCTTGCCGCTGCAACAACTGCCTCAGCCGCTCGCCCTCCCGCAGATGTACCAGAGGTTCCCCATGCCCCCGCCACAGCCCCTCGCTCAACATCCCCATATTGAGAACTACAATGTCCAGT CAATAACCACACTACCGACACAGCCGATGCCACAGGAACTGCTCACGAATCAGGAATATGGCGCTGATAATCAACGTGCAGATTGTATCCAACAACCTCA GAACTACGCATCTGCCCTCATGCACAACCAAGCACAATTGGGTATAAATCAAAACTCCATGATAGTCCCGATACCGGACCGGCCATACTACGGCCGTTTCGGCGTGGTCACCATGCACGATGAACCCTCAAACAACATCCAGTTCCCACGGCAAGAGTTCGTGAATCCCGTGTTCCAAGGCGCAACTAATACTGGACCGATAGCCGGCTACCCGAACCAAGAGCAGAGTATGCCGCCGCCAATGCCAAACATGTTCGTGCCAGTGCAACACGAAGCCCCGCGAAATATCAGCCCCTACACTTTCGATGACC ccatACCATCAGAGCTCTTGCCGGACTATCGAGTAGAGGCGTCGGCCTTCGCTGCCGTACCTCGTGAGCGCCGCATTGAACCATCCTGGCCTACCAACAGC GTTTTTAATTTCGACTCGATGAGAAATACTCTACCACACGGCCCCTCTACTCCAGAAGat ATATTCGCAGTGCCGAGCGACAGGCGGGCAGTCGGGGCCGACAGACTCGGGGCAGTAGCGGAACGTATGGCCGCCGTAACATCCGAACTGGCGATCAGAGCTGATGAC GAAGAATTAGAGGAGGAACTGCAAGCACTGGAGCGCCGTATCGACACAGAATTCAAAAGCACTGATTAA
- the LOC124543090 gene encoding roquin-1 isoform X3: MQRKLVTLLQCAITDEEGRGRAARAARSLGERTVTELILQHQNPQQLSANLWAAVRARGCQFLGPAMQEEVLKLVLLALEDGSALSRKVLVMFVVQRLEPHFPQASKTSIGHVVQLLYRASCFKVSKRECDSSLMQLKEEFRTYELLRREHDAQIVQIATEAGLRIAPDQWSALLYGDTAHKSHMQSIIDKLQTPQSFAQSVQELFIALQRTGDPAQLVVISMHLDRLANIDASPDAKSPTWQQLAEMIKAIKEVVSGLIHYLQQQASGRDSNHNQKHILQERCIEPSTSQPSPQTATTPTHKYKTAMCRDAVTRSYCPRGNSCTFAHYEEELERYRALPNTNQAITNGNYTYMPPLQPALPLQQLPQPLALPQMYQRFPMPPPQPLAQHPHIENYNVQSITTLPTQPMPQELLTNQEYGADNQRADCIQQPQNYASALMHNQAQLGINQNSMIVPIPDRPYYGRFGVVTMHDEPSNNIQFPRQEFVNPVFQGATNTGPIAGYPNQEQSMPPPMPNMFVPVQHEAPRNISPYTFDDPIPSELLPDYRVEASAFAAVPRERRIEPSWPTNSVFNFDSMRNTLPHGPSTPEDIFAVPSDRRAVGADRLGAVAERMAAVTSELAIRADDEELEEELQALERRIDTEFKSTD; encoded by the exons ATGCAACGCAAGTTGGTTACGTTGCTGCAATGTGCCATCACTGATGAGGAGGGCAGGGGGAGGGCGGCACGAGCGGCGCGATCCCTCGGCGAGAGGACTGTCACCGAACTGATTCTTCAACACCAG aaccCTCAACAACTCAGTGCGAATCTGTGGGCGGCTGTGAGAGCTCGCGGCTGTCAGTTCTTAGGTCCGGCGATGCAGGAAGAAGTCTTGAAACTTGTGCTTTTGGCGCTAGAAGATGGTTCCGCCCTTTCCAGAAag GTGTTAGTGATGTTTGTTGTCCAAAGATTAGAGCCTCATTTTCCGCAGGCTTCCAAAACTAGTATAGGCCACGTCGTCCAGCTCCTGTACAGAGCATCTTGTTTTAAG GTATCGAAACGCGAGTGTGATTCATCACTGATGCAACTGAAGGAGGAATTCAGGACGTACGAATTGTTGCGTCGGGAACATGACGCTCAGATAGTCCAAATAGCGACCGAGGCTGGGCTGAGGATAGCCCCGGACCAGTGGAGCGCCCTCCTCTACGGGGACACCGCGCACAAGAGCCACATGCAGAGTATAATCGACAAACTCCAAACGCCCCAATCCTTCGCGCAGTCGGTCCAAGAGTTGTTCATAGCTCTGCAAAGGACCGGCGACCCGGCACAGTTGGTCGTCATTAGCATGCATCTCGATCGACTCGCAAATATCGATGCTAGTCCTG ATGCGAAGAGTCCGACATGGCAACAGCTGGCCGAGATGATCAAGGCGATAAAGGAGGTCGTCTCCGGTCTCATCCATTACCTGCAGCAGCAAGCCTCGGGCCGGGACTCGAACCACAACCAGAAACACATCCTGCAGGAGAGATGCATCGAGCCATCGACTA GCCAGCCTTCGCCGCAGACTGCGACTACGCCCACTCACAAGTACAAGACAGCGATGTGCAGGGATGCAGTGACCAGGTCCTACTGCCCAAGGGGAAATTCCTGCACCTTCGCACATTATGAAGAGGAATTAGAGag GTATAGAGCGTTGCCGAATACGAACCAGGCTATAACGAATGGTAACTACACGTACATGCCGCCGCTGCAACCCGCCTTGCCGCTGCAACAACTGCCTCAGCCGCTCGCCCTCCCGCAGATGTACCAGAGGTTCCCCATGCCCCCGCCACAGCCCCTCGCTCAACATCCCCATATTGAGAACTACAATGTCCAGT CAATAACCACACTACCGACACAGCCGATGCCACAGGAACTGCTCACGAATCAGGAATATGGCGCTGATAATCAACGTGCAGATTGTATCCAACAACCTCA GAACTACGCATCTGCCCTCATGCACAACCAAGCACAATTGGGTATAAATCAAAACTCCATGATAGTCCCGATACCGGACCGGCCATACTACGGCCGTTTCGGCGTGGTCACCATGCACGATGAACCCTCAAACAACATCCAGTTCCCACGGCAAGAGTTCGTGAATCCCGTGTTCCAAGGCGCAACTAATACTGGACCGATAGCCGGCTACCCGAACCAAGAGCAGAGTATGCCGCCGCCAATGCCAAACATGTTCGTGCCAGTGCAACACGAAGCCCCGCGAAATATCAGCCCCTACACTTTCGATGACC ccatACCATCAGAGCTCTTGCCGGACTATCGAGTAGAGGCGTCGGCCTTCGCTGCCGTACCTCGTGAGCGCCGCATTGAACCATCCTGGCCTACCAACAGC GTTTTTAATTTCGACTCGATGAGAAATACTCTACCACACGGCCCCTCTACTCCAGAAGat ATATTCGCAGTGCCGAGCGACAGGCGGGCAGTCGGGGCCGACAGACTCGGGGCAGTAGCGGAACGTATGGCCGCCGTAACATCCGAACTGGCGATCAGAGCTGATGAC GAAGAATTAGAGGAGGAACTGCAAGCACTGGAGCGCCGTATCGACACAGAATTCAAAAGCACTGATTAA